From Solwaraspora sp. WMMD1047, the proteins below share one genomic window:
- a CDS encoding SDR family oxidoreductase — MDDLIGRTTLVTGASRGIGKAIALRLAARGATVIAHFGTDQDGASETVDQIERAGGTAYAVGAELGVTGDVETLFAGVEAALAGRQLDILVNNAAAPPAGPLGATTPAAFDRLFAVNVRAPYFIIERALALLNDGGRIITISSVATRMANATQTSFAMTKGAVETMTLTLANQLGARGITVNAVAPGATRTATNGPVFETPGLTELITGMTALGRLGGTGDVADVVAFLASDAARWVTGQVIDASGGLFLGPRA, encoded by the coding sequence ATGGATGATCTGATCGGCAGGACAACCCTGGTGACCGGCGCGTCGCGCGGCATCGGAAAGGCCATCGCGCTCCGGCTGGCAGCGCGGGGTGCGACGGTCATCGCACACTTCGGCACGGACCAGGACGGCGCGTCGGAGACGGTCGACCAGATCGAGCGGGCCGGCGGAACGGCGTACGCCGTCGGCGCCGAGTTGGGTGTGACCGGAGACGTCGAGACCCTGTTCGCCGGGGTCGAGGCCGCGCTGGCCGGGCGGCAGCTCGACATCCTCGTCAACAACGCCGCTGCGCCACCTGCCGGCCCGCTCGGCGCCACCACACCGGCCGCCTTCGACCGGCTCTTCGCGGTGAACGTGCGGGCCCCGTACTTCATCATCGAGCGGGCGCTGGCCCTGCTCAACGACGGCGGCCGGATCATCACGATCTCGTCGGTGGCGACCCGGATGGCCAACGCCACCCAGACGTCGTTCGCCATGACCAAGGGCGCGGTCGAGACGATGACCCTGACGCTTGCCAACCAGCTCGGCGCCCGGGGCATCACGGTCAACGCCGTCGCGCCCGGCGCCACCCGGACGGCCACCAACGGGCCGGTTTTCGAGACCCCGGGGCTGACCGAACTGATCACCGGCATGACGGCGCTCGGCCGGCTGGGCGGAACCGGTGACGTCGCCGACGTGGTCGCGTTCCTCGCCTCCGACGCCGCGCGCTGGGTCACCGGGCAGGTCATCGACGCCAGCGGCGGCCTCTTCCTCGGCCCACGCGCTTGA
- a CDS encoding RICIN domain-containing protein → MTRSGLPQAYPSGSARLLRRLLVALVGALTAVTGVVVVVAASPAAAATAQFRGMNWAVLGDNFSTGPLVLHGMSASDSNATVRAKANALYDDMAASMGVNTVRLPINTHTVGTAWWEAYRGAIDAATARGFKVILAYWEDGAASGGRITNLAAWNAMWSTVTNTYGSNPSVYFEPMNEPHGYSSADWRNVAANWLSHHYSAVPSRVLIGGTGYSQDLRDICNDSRFNATLLSFHHYAFFYGEMSYDAFRSHIQTRLGTCASRAVATEFGAPMNDGRNYADAGSTDNFVRHIRAMAQVMRDNQMGGTYWPALGGKPGTIGYDWYSMFALTGSGTDLNLTVRNPSGADRIRYGWGDTIGPDPTTPPPSTGSVYRLTVRHSGKAMDVQQPNTDNGARIGQYTYGGNPWQQWRFEDAGGGHQRIISRHSGKCLDVVSASTTDGADLIQYTCGTGTNQQFQLVTNGSYFQLRARHSGKCVDVPAASTTDGVVLKQYTCNTGTNQQWSRTVV, encoded by the coding sequence ATGACACGGAGCGGGCTGCCCCAGGCGTACCCGTCGGGGAGCGCCCGGCTGTTGCGCCGTCTGTTGGTCGCCCTGGTGGGAGCGTTGACGGCGGTGACTGGTGTCGTCGTCGTCGTGGCGGCGTCGCCGGCGGCTGCTGCCACCGCCCAGTTCCGTGGCATGAACTGGGCGGTGTTGGGTGACAACTTCAGCACCGGTCCGCTCGTGCTGCATGGGATGAGCGCGTCGGACAGCAACGCGACGGTGCGGGCCAAGGCCAATGCCCTCTATGACGACATGGCCGCCAGCATGGGGGTCAACACCGTCCGGTTGCCGATCAACACCCACACGGTGGGGACCGCGTGGTGGGAGGCGTACCGGGGCGCCATCGACGCCGCCACCGCCCGCGGGTTCAAGGTCATCCTCGCCTACTGGGAGGACGGCGCCGCCTCGGGCGGGCGGATCACGAACCTCGCCGCGTGGAACGCGATGTGGTCCACGGTGACCAACACGTACGGCTCGAACCCCAGTGTCTACTTCGAGCCGATGAACGAGCCGCACGGCTACAGCTCGGCGGACTGGCGCAACGTCGCGGCGAACTGGCTCAGCCACCACTACTCGGCGGTGCCCAGCCGGGTCCTCATCGGCGGCACCGGCTACAGCCAGGACCTACGCGACATCTGCAACGACAGCCGCTTCAACGCGACGTTGCTCTCCTTCCACCACTACGCCTTCTTCTACGGCGAGATGTCCTACGACGCGTTCCGTAGTCACATCCAGACCCGGCTGGGCACCTGCGCCTCCCGGGCGGTCGCGACCGAGTTCGGCGCGCCGATGAACGACGGCCGCAACTACGCCGACGCGGGCAGCACCGACAACTTCGTGCGCCACATCCGCGCCATGGCGCAGGTGATGCGGGACAACCAGATGGGCGGCACCTACTGGCCGGCGCTGGGCGGCAAACCCGGCACCATCGGCTACGACTGGTACTCGATGTTCGCCCTCACCGGCAGCGGCACCGACCTCAACCTGACCGTCCGCAACCCCTCCGGCGCCGACCGGATCCGCTACGGGTGGGGCGACACGATCGGACCGGACCCGACGACCCCGCCACCATCGACCGGATCGGTCTACCGGCTCACCGTGCGACACAGCGGCAAGGCCATGGACGTCCAGCAACCGAACACCGACAACGGCGCGCGCATCGGCCAGTACACCTACGGCGGCAACCCGTGGCAGCAGTGGCGGTTCGAGGACGCCGGCGGCGGCCACCAACGCATCATCAGCCGGCACAGCGGCAAATGCCTCGACGTGGTCAGCGCCTCCACCACCGACGGCGCCGACCTCATCCAGTACACCTGCGGCACCGGCACCAACCAACAGTTCCAACTGGTCACCAACGGCAGCTACTTCCAACTCCGCGCCCGCCACAGCGGCAAATGCGTGGACGTACCCGCCGCCTCGACCACCGACGGCGTCGTCCTCAAGCAGTACACCTGCAACACCGGCACCAACCAGCAGTGGTCACGCACGGTTGTCTGA
- a CDS encoding HNH endonuclease, translated as MDVLVINADLGPLHRVSLRHAIRMLCRQVAEIHEAQPDRLIGVYPMPTVVRLVRYVVTKWRYARGPTWSRKGVLTRDGRTCGYCGGHATTVDHVLPRSRGGRNSWSNTVASCYDCNQRKGDRTPAEAGMTLRSKPAAPTWVALAQR; from the coding sequence GTGGACGTGCTGGTCATCAACGCCGATCTCGGCCCGCTCCACCGGGTCAGTCTCCGGCACGCGATCCGAATGCTCTGCCGGCAGGTCGCCGAGATCCACGAGGCGCAGCCCGACCGGCTGATCGGCGTCTACCCGATGCCGACCGTGGTCCGGCTCGTCCGGTATGTCGTCACGAAGTGGCGCTACGCCAGGGGGCCGACCTGGTCCCGCAAGGGCGTGCTCACCCGCGACGGCCGCACCTGCGGCTACTGCGGCGGGCACGCCACCACCGTCGACCACGTCCTGCCCCGCTCGCGCGGTGGCCGGAACTCCTGGTCGAACACGGTGGCGTCCTGTTACGACTGCAACCAGCGCAAGGGCGACCGCACCCCCGCCGAGGCGGGCATGACGTTGCGGTCCAAGCCGGCGGCGCCCACGTGGGTCGCCCTCGCCCAGCGCTGA
- a CDS encoding SRPBCC family protein, translating to MRYANSIEIDLPREKVAQLLADPAHLPKWLRGMVLHEPVNGEHGQVGTTSRVVLQAGKRQLELTETVTRREPADLHGIPKDVVVHFDRETVGAGMWSVVRDRLTEAGPETTRWESESEFRFSSPLMRLVGLLMPGAFRKQSQQHMQDFKAFAEQGKDVREGTD from the coding sequence TTGAGGTACGCCAACTCGATCGAGATCGACCTGCCACGGGAGAAGGTGGCCCAACTGCTCGCCGACCCGGCACACCTACCGAAGTGGCTGCGGGGCATGGTGCTGCACGAGCCGGTGAACGGGGAACACGGACAGGTCGGCACCACATCCCGGGTCGTGCTGCAGGCGGGAAAGCGGCAGCTGGAGTTGACCGAGACGGTCACCCGCCGGGAGCCGGCAGATCTGCACGGGATCCCGAAAGATGTGGTCGTCCACTTCGACCGCGAGACCGTCGGCGCGGGCATGTGGAGTGTGGTGCGCGATCGGCTGACCGAAGCCGGTCCGGAGACGACGCGCTGGGAGAGCGAGAGCGAATTCCGGTTCAGCAGCCCGCTGATGCGACTGGTCGGGCTCCTCATGCCCGGCGCCTTCCGCAAGCAGTCGCAACAGCACATGCAGGATTTCAAGGCGTTCGCCGAGCAGGGGAAGGACGTCCGCGAAGGGACAGACTGA
- a CDS encoding SRPBCC domain-containing protein encodes MKDVLEELAAARRAMGTGRVPAGDAYTIELRRRYDAQVDDVWDAITSPERLGRWLKPVTGDLRPGGKFELDGGEHGEILRCEPPRLLKVSWLYGPDADAWPGTSEVQVRLAPDPTGGTEFELIHAAYVDEPLFPTYGPGAGGVGWDLALLALAGLLAGGETVGHEVAQKSPEGREFIRRSAAAWGEAHLAAGGEPGHVAAAVEATTTFYAP; translated from the coding sequence ATGAAAGACGTACTGGAGGAACTGGCCGCCGCTCGCCGGGCGATGGGCACGGGTCGGGTGCCCGCCGGCGACGCGTACACCATCGAGCTGCGGCGTCGATACGACGCGCAGGTTGATGACGTCTGGGACGCCATCACCAGCCCCGAGCGGCTGGGTCGCTGGTTGAAGCCGGTCACCGGGGACCTGCGGCCAGGTGGGAAGTTCGAGCTGGACGGTGGTGAGCACGGCGAGATCCTCCGGTGCGAGCCGCCGCGTCTGCTGAAGGTGTCCTGGCTCTACGGGCCGGACGCCGACGCGTGGCCCGGCACGAGCGAGGTGCAGGTGCGCCTCGCCCCGGACCCGACCGGCGGGACCGAATTCGAGCTGATCCACGCGGCGTACGTCGACGAGCCGCTCTTCCCGACCTACGGCCCCGGTGCGGGCGGCGTCGGCTGGGACCTGGCTCTCCTCGCCCTGGCCGGGCTGTTGGCCGGTGGCGAGACCGTCGGCCACGAGGTGGCCCAGAAGTCGCCCGAAGGGCGCGAGTTCATCCGGCGCAGCGCCGCCGCCTGGGGCGAGGCCCACCTGGCTGCCGGTGGCGAACCGGGGCACGTCGCGGCCGCGGTCGAGGCCACCACCACGTTCTACGCACCCTGA
- a CDS encoding metalloregulator ArsR/SmtB family transcription factor, whose product MHAFDILGDPRRRRILELLADGEQTSGAITDVIRAEFGISQPAVSQHLRVLRDSGFASVRTEGTRRFYAVEPAALREVDAWLDRFRRFWEQRLDALETELARGRRAARTAAGQELDQRTGSGLGAGRTDPSAKGA is encoded by the coding sequence GTGCACGCGTTCGACATCCTCGGCGACCCTCGACGCCGGCGCATTCTGGAGCTGCTCGCCGACGGTGAGCAGACCTCCGGCGCGATCACGGACGTGATTCGGGCCGAGTTCGGCATCTCCCAGCCCGCTGTCTCGCAGCATCTGCGCGTGCTGCGGGACAGCGGGTTCGCGTCGGTGCGGACCGAGGGCACCCGCCGGTTCTACGCCGTCGAACCCGCGGCACTACGCGAGGTCGACGCGTGGCTGGACCGGTTCCGCCGCTTCTGGGAACAGCGCCTCGACGCGCTGGAAACCGAGCTGGCCAGGGGTCGGCGGGCAGCTCGGACTGCGGCTGGGCAGGAGCTCGACCAGCGGACCGGGTCCGGGCTCGGTGCGGGCAGGACCGATCCATCAGCGAAGGGAGCGTGA
- a CDS encoding YdeI/OmpD-associated family protein yields the protein MGIVVPEVVVLSLGRGKRVPVRVTIDGGYTYRNTIASMGGQFLISFNAETRAKTGKGAGDEIEVALAVDDAPRTVEVPAALAAALDADPAAARAWSALSYSKQRAHALSAEGAKGDDTRTRRVQKLIEALRS from the coding sequence GTGGGCATCGTCGTACCCGAGGTGGTCGTGCTGTCGCTCGGTCGGGGCAAGCGCGTTCCGGTCCGCGTCACGATCGACGGTGGCTACACGTACCGGAACACGATCGCGTCGATGGGCGGCCAGTTCCTGATCTCGTTCAACGCCGAGACCCGGGCGAAGACCGGCAAGGGCGCCGGCGACGAGATCGAGGTGGCCCTGGCGGTCGACGACGCTCCCCGTACCGTCGAGGTTCCCGCCGCCCTGGCGGCGGCGCTCGACGCGGACCCGGCGGCCGCGCGGGCCTGGTCGGCTCTCTCCTACAGCAAGCAGCGGGCACACGCCCTGTCCGCGGAGGGCGCTAAGGGGGACGACACCCGGACCCGTCGCGTGCAGAAGCTCATCGAGGCACTCCGGTCCTGA
- a CDS encoding nucleotide-binding protein — MTVPSDAWVFDTGPLRHFAIHGWLGILRFLAGERPVYIPDTVARELTNATEHVSAVRAVLDASWIHVHRSTARDFSEAFAHYADRLVVGESNQGECGVLAMGQIYKCEVVIDDAIPRNIAEEKGIQVTATVPLLCDAIRARKLTTVMVEALADDLLEGDYYLPFGPGGFRRHVLENGLLDYDEL; from the coding sequence GTGACGGTTCCCAGTGACGCCTGGGTATTCGACACCGGCCCGTTACGGCATTTCGCGATTCATGGATGGCTCGGGATCTTGCGTTTTCTTGCAGGAGAGCGCCCTGTCTACATCCCCGATACCGTTGCGCGCGAACTCACCAACGCCACGGAGCATGTGTCGGCGGTTCGGGCGGTGCTGGATGCCAGTTGGATCCATGTTCACCGATCAACGGCCCGTGATTTCAGTGAAGCATTTGCCCACTACGCTGACCGACTGGTGGTCGGGGAGAGCAACCAAGGTGAATGTGGGGTCCTCGCCATGGGGCAAATTTACAAATGCGAAGTGGTGATAGACGACGCTATACCACGCAATATTGCGGAAGAGAAAGGGATCCAGGTCACAGCAACCGTGCCGCTGCTCTGCGATGCGATCCGAGCGCGGAAACTAACGACAGTCATGGTCGAGGCACTAGCCGACGACCTTCTGGAAGGTGACTACTACCTACCCTTTGGCCCCGGTGGTTTCCGTCGGCACGTACTGGAGAATGGACTTCTGGACTACGACGAGCTCTGA
- a CDS encoding XRE family transcriptional regulator → MAEIDERALGERIREARKRVGMSQEDLGRAVGLERTVVNKIEAGVRKVTALELSDVAAAVGVRMSTFFQDSVPALIAHRSSQGLDTADSQVDALLASLANEVEFVASLDVEELGLDAADAISRVDITRPSTNAEAEALAVKARDLMSLSAEEPIRNISKSVASVGLLVFSRDIGKDTADAGTVLLPRGGVSLVNSYMKVGRRRLALAHELGHYLIADAYTVDWRVADHSDDAVPMESRLDRFSRALLLPEAVIARQWPAKVALSGERGAAIQIASEFRVDMATLATRLKELGLADSETVASVRRYRTTQTDIVEMELHVPLEEMAGTTVPRPFALAVLRLVRDERISRERALELLQYTFDEADLPNVRERRPDEIWKFVS, encoded by the coding sequence ATGGCCGAGATTGACGAACGCGCGCTAGGCGAGCGCATCCGCGAAGCCCGCAAGCGTGTGGGCATGAGTCAAGAAGACCTTGGGCGAGCGGTTGGACTCGAGCGCACGGTCGTAAACAAGATCGAGGCGGGCGTACGCAAGGTCACGGCGCTTGAGCTGTCGGACGTGGCCGCCGCTGTCGGTGTGCGTATGTCGACGTTCTTCCAGGACTCAGTGCCAGCGCTTATTGCGCATCGGTCCAGCCAGGGCCTGGACACCGCAGACTCGCAGGTTGATGCACTGCTTGCGAGCCTTGCCAACGAGGTGGAGTTCGTCGCCTCATTGGACGTTGAGGAGTTAGGTCTCGATGCAGCCGATGCAATCTCTCGGGTTGACATCACGCGGCCCTCCACCAACGCGGAGGCCGAGGCGCTCGCGGTGAAAGCACGTGATTTGATGTCCCTTTCGGCTGAGGAACCCATTCGCAATATTTCCAAGAGCGTTGCAAGTGTCGGACTGTTGGTGTTCTCGCGCGATATCGGAAAGGACACTGCTGACGCCGGTACGGTCTTGTTGCCTCGTGGAGGTGTTAGTCTCGTCAACAGCTACATGAAGGTTGGCCGCAGGAGACTTGCGCTGGCACATGAACTCGGTCACTACCTGATCGCAGACGCCTACACCGTTGACTGGCGGGTGGCCGACCACTCCGATGATGCAGTCCCCATGGAATCGCGTCTCGATCGTTTCTCGCGCGCACTGCTACTGCCTGAGGCTGTGATCGCGCGGCAATGGCCTGCCAAGGTTGCTCTATCAGGAGAGCGTGGTGCGGCAATTCAAATCGCGAGTGAATTCCGGGTCGACATGGCTACTCTCGCAACGCGCTTGAAGGAACTGGGGCTGGCTGACAGCGAAACAGTAGCTTCCGTACGCAGGTATCGTACGACCCAGACCGACATTGTTGAAATGGAACTGCACGTCCCCCTTGAGGAGATGGCAGGAACGACGGTCCCCCGACCGTTTGCGCTTGCGGTACTGCGGCTCGTACGCGATGAGAGAATCAGCCGTGAACGGGCACTCGAATTGCTTCAATACACTTTCGACGAGGCCGATCTGCCGAACGTTCGCGAGCGGCGGCCCGATGAGATCTGGAAGTTCGTATCGTGA
- a CDS encoding maleylpyruvate isomerase family mycothiol-dependent enzyme, with the protein MTDPQTWVAPTYQGLADLLSTTAADSWDAPSLCDKWLVRHVIAHVTMPARLTPEQFGAEMAAAGGDFTVLSNTVAARDASLPVTDLLDQLRSRGLHAWQPPGGGAAGALRHAVIHSLDVTIALDRPAVAPADAVTAVLDQLTAAGGAWFGVDLTGVRLAAADTDWSWGNGQSVRADSGSLVALLSGRTLPDGRTLPRG; encoded by the coding sequence GTGACCGACCCGCAGACCTGGGTGGCGCCGACCTACCAGGGGCTCGCCGATCTCCTGAGCACCACGGCCGCCGACAGCTGGGACGCCCCGTCGCTGTGCGACAAGTGGCTCGTGCGCCACGTCATCGCACACGTGACGATGCCGGCCCGACTGACTCCCGAGCAGTTCGGGGCCGAGATGGCGGCGGCCGGCGGCGACTTCACCGTGCTCTCCAACACCGTGGCCGCCCGGGACGCTTCGCTGCCCGTGACCGACCTTCTCGACCAGCTCCGGTCCCGAGGGCTGCACGCGTGGCAGCCGCCGGGCGGCGGCGCGGCCGGGGCACTGCGCCATGCCGTCATCCACTCCCTGGACGTGACGATCGCACTCGACCGGCCCGCGGTCGCACCAGCCGATGCGGTGACCGCCGTCCTCGACCAGCTCACCGCCGCGGGTGGCGCCTGGTTCGGGGTCGACCTGACCGGTGTCCGGCTGGCGGCCGCCGACACCGACTGGAGCTGGGGAAACGGCCAATCCGTACGCGCCGATAGCGGCTCGCTGGTGGCACTCCTGTCCGGCCGAACGCTGCCCGACGGCCGGACACTGCCCCGGGGCTGA
- a CDS encoding SRPBCC domain-containing protein, whose amino-acid sequence MNDDELVYRRVFRAPRELVWRCLTEPAELAQFWGPRGMTTPIDGIIVELRPGGRFETLMRGEHGSHRMVATFTEVVPPERLAWVEPATGMHTTSTLDDLGDGSTAVVIHQRHVPEPMREPQARAGFLTSLDKLGEHLAHLIQGDRS is encoded by the coding sequence GTGAACGACGACGAACTCGTCTACCGGCGGGTCTTCCGCGCGCCGCGCGAGCTGGTGTGGCGGTGTCTCACCGAGCCGGCCGAACTCGCGCAGTTCTGGGGACCACGCGGCATGACCACGCCGATCGACGGCATCATCGTCGAACTTCGCCCCGGTGGCCGGTTCGAGACCCTGATGCGCGGCGAGCACGGCAGCCACCGGATGGTCGCCACCTTCACCGAGGTCGTCCCGCCCGAACGGCTCGCCTGGGTCGAGCCGGCGACCGGGATGCACACCACAAGCACCCTCGACGACCTCGGCGACGGCAGCACCGCTGTCGTCATCCACCAGCGGCATGTGCCCGAGCCGATGCGCGAGCCGCAGGCCCGCGCCGGCTTCCTCACCTCCCTCGACAAGCTCGGGGAGCACCTTGCCCACCTCATCCAGGGAGACCGATCGTGA
- a CDS encoding metalloregulator ArsR/SmtB family transcription factor, producing MVSTAEDQQLDALFTALSDRTRRDIVARLSVGEATVKELAEPYAMTMQAVSQHLRVLEQSGLISRGRHRQTRPCRLEPAVLGAALSWIEESRRAWSERMDRLETHLARLQDPANK from the coding sequence ATGGTAAGTACCGCCGAGGATCAGCAGCTCGATGCCCTGTTCACGGCGCTCAGCGACCGGACCAGGCGAGACATCGTGGCCCGGCTGAGCGTGGGCGAGGCGACGGTCAAGGAGCTGGCCGAGCCGTACGCCATGACCATGCAGGCCGTGTCGCAGCACCTCCGGGTGCTCGAACAGTCCGGCCTGATCAGCCGGGGGCGGCACCGGCAGACCCGGCCGTGCCGGCTCGAACCGGCGGTGCTCGGCGCCGCGCTCTCCTGGATCGAGGAGAGCCGGCGCGCGTGGTCGGAGCGGATGGATCGGCTGGAGACGCACCTCGCCCGCCTGCAGGACCCGGCCAACAAGTGA
- a CDS encoding ribbon-helix-helix protein, CopG family produces MVERDYGWTDAGKASAMSLSRDPRTMSREELVAYFDRGGDISELLRDAARGPDLGPAPTPESVPMIVTGVRLSATAVRRLDELAGNDKGGRSGLIRQAIDEFLARHTTEAA; encoded by the coding sequence GTGGTGGAGCGGGACTACGGCTGGACGGATGCCGGCAAGGCCAGCGCGATGAGCCTGAGCCGGGATCCGCGGACCATGAGCCGCGAGGAGCTGGTGGCGTACTTCGACCGGGGCGGCGACATCTCCGAACTGCTGCGCGACGCGGCGAGAGGCCCCGACCTGGGTCCGGCGCCGACCCCGGAGAGCGTGCCGATGATCGTGACCGGGGTACGGCTGTCCGCCACCGCCGTCCGACGGCTGGACGAGCTGGCCGGCAACGACAAGGGCGGCCGGTCGGGCCTGATCCGCCAGGCGATCGACGAGTTCCTCGCCCGGCACACCACCGAAGCGGCCTGA
- a CDS encoding response regulator transcription factor, translating to MTGSPVVSDIRVLLADDDRLIRTAIAAIMGASGGFELVAEAADGREAVDLTVRHRPDVALLDIRMPVLDGLGALREIRRVAPSVSVVVLTTFGEDEYVAQALAAGAAGFLLKESAAEELPQAIRAAASGAAFLSPKVTRQVLDRLPPPPAPAQEELRMVATLSDREREVLVLVAQGLSNAEIGARLWVSEGTVKTHLYRVFAKLGCDNRVRAAMLAQRAGLLG from the coding sequence ATGACGGGAAGCCCTGTCGTGAGTGACATCCGCGTTCTGCTGGCCGACGACGACCGGCTCATCCGTACCGCCATCGCGGCGATCATGGGCGCCAGCGGAGGATTCGAGCTCGTCGCGGAGGCGGCCGACGGCCGCGAGGCGGTCGACCTCACCGTGCGGCACCGGCCGGACGTCGCGCTGCTGGACATCCGGATGCCGGTCCTAGACGGGCTGGGTGCGCTGCGCGAGATCCGTCGGGTCGCCCCCTCGGTGTCCGTCGTCGTGCTCACCACGTTCGGCGAGGACGAGTACGTCGCCCAGGCGCTCGCCGCGGGCGCGGCCGGCTTTCTGCTCAAGGAGTCGGCCGCCGAGGAACTGCCCCAGGCGATCCGGGCCGCCGCCTCCGGCGCCGCGTTCCTGTCGCCGAAGGTCACCCGGCAGGTGCTCGACCGGCTGCCGCCGCCGCCCGCCCCCGCGCAGGAGGAGCTGCGGATGGTCGCCACGCTCAGCGATCGTGAGCGCGAGGTTCTGGTGTTGGTCGCGCAGGGATTGTCCAACGCGGAGATCGGCGCCCGGCTCTGGGTCAGTGAGGGGACGGTGAAGACCCACCTGTACCGGGTCTTCGCGAAACTCGGCTGTGACAATCGGGTGCGGGCGGCGATGCTCGCCCAGCGCGCGGGCCTGCTCGGCTGA
- a CDS encoding histidine kinase encodes MVLATLRRAGSWRLTYEILLTVLVTAGSTIPAVTAGVHPAAPWLVGVSTPILLVGRLVNPLAAYLAAAIVGLWTGGENSLLLAVLSVSFSYRAARWWQLAVGLAAAWACFLGAAWWWEERPDASTAVVLSAAFVLFAVFPAAAGRLVRRRRTLLAAMHRRNVLLHRQQDDIARQAQARERTRIARDLHDSLGHKLTLISLYAGMSRDGNAPLLRETSAAAMAELRQILGILGQDDTQSPVPSLTSLDELAQSARAAGSRVTIVGAGDDRPLAPLTEHAAYRVIQEGVTNALRHAHGGDIVLSLRYELDALVASVTNTAGRRVVRQTSGQGLLGLAERVRVAGGTLYHGATPDGGFRLAAILPYPESPADPATLADPAESALVAAAAGPAPPPAARADFAELVDRDRRRSRLTLAATTLAICGVLAICGAGLWLTTAFVTVDRATFDQARVGQDADEVRALLPDDGGISGAVGGVVAPDASCVDYRASLAEQLAVETGQDLIFRFCFRDGVLVDKQEFLDEGS; translated from the coding sequence GCGTCCACCCGGCGGCGCCTTGGCTGGTTGGCGTGAGCACTCCGATCCTGCTGGTGGGTCGGCTGGTGAATCCGCTGGCCGCCTACCTCGCGGCCGCGATCGTTGGCCTCTGGACCGGCGGTGAGAACAGTTTGCTGCTGGCGGTGCTGAGCGTGTCGTTCAGCTACCGCGCGGCCCGGTGGTGGCAGCTCGCCGTCGGCCTGGCCGCGGCCTGGGCCTGCTTCCTCGGCGCGGCGTGGTGGTGGGAGGAGCGACCTGACGCGTCGACGGCCGTCGTACTGTCGGCGGCGTTCGTGCTGTTCGCGGTCTTCCCTGCCGCGGCCGGGCGGCTGGTGCGGCGACGTCGGACACTGCTCGCCGCCATGCACCGCCGCAACGTGCTGCTGCACCGCCAGCAGGACGACATCGCCCGGCAGGCGCAGGCCCGCGAACGGACCCGCATCGCCCGGGACCTGCACGACTCGCTCGGTCACAAACTGACCCTGATCTCGCTCTACGCGGGCATGTCCCGCGACGGCAACGCGCCGCTGCTGCGGGAGACGTCGGCCGCGGCGATGGCCGAGCTGCGGCAGATCCTGGGCATCCTCGGCCAGGACGACACACAGTCGCCGGTGCCGTCACTCACCAGCCTCGACGAGCTGGCGCAGAGCGCCCGCGCGGCCGGCTCCCGGGTCACGATCGTCGGAGCGGGCGACGACCGTCCACTCGCTCCGCTCACCGAACACGCGGCCTACCGGGTGATCCAGGAGGGGGTGACGAACGCGCTGCGCCACGCGCACGGCGGCGACATCGTGCTGTCGCTGCGGTACGAGCTGGACGCCCTGGTCGCGAGTGTGACCAATACGGCCGGGCGAAGGGTCGTCCGGCAGACCTCCGGGCAGGGTCTGCTGGGCCTGGCCGAGCGGGTCCGGGTTGCGGGCGGCACGCTGTACCACGGCGCGACCCCCGACGGCGGGTTCCGGCTGGCGGCGATACTCCCGTACCCCGAGAGTCCGGCGGACCCGGCGACCTTGGCGGACCCGGCGGAGTCGGCGCTGGTCGCGGCCGCGGCAGGGCCGGCGCCGCCGCCGGCCGCTCGCGCCGACTTCGCGGAGTTGGTCGACCGGGACCGCCGTCGGTCCCGGCTCACGCTCGCGGCGACCACGCTTGCCATCTGCGGCGTGTTGGCGATCTGCGGCGCCGGGCTGTGGCTCACCACCGCCTTCGTCACCGTCGACCGCGCGACGTTCGACCAGGCCCGCGTCGGCCAGGACGCCGACGAGGTCCGCGCGCTGCTGCCCGATGACGGCGGAATCAGCGGTGCGGTCGGGGGAGTGGTGGCGCCGGACGCCAGCTGCGTCGACTACCGTGCCTCCCTGGCCGAGCAGCTCGCCGTGGAGACCGGGCAGGACCTGATATTCCGGTTCTGCTTTCGCGACGGCGTCCTCGTCGACAAGCAGGAGTTCCTGGACGAGGGGTCCTGA